One segment of Armatimonadia bacterium DNA contains the following:
- a CDS encoding heparinase II/III family protein, with amino-acid sequence MSRTLVARCLGLILCSLLLCLTSCADVKTAPLYTTSFEEGAAGALPEGWTLFRAGSTGIKLSTAQAHTGKMSLHVLDDSATDAEGLRSPFIPVKPDTDYTVEWWCLCAPGRACSFYVEFWDADGKRIDPDGVSSLGCPDSGKWEYKRAVLPSPPNAVKATVLPYSHSGGTGDGYFDDITFKEGVVDAYDRTPQPPAKVKHPCGLYREADIARAKANIEKYPWAQAVLADLKRRAEFWMQLPDDQIAEWIPELTPIRVLNCPKCGANWDYAWRDLPPHQIKCTRCELVLPSADYPENGSETLINPLGKRVTYTFYQNEKGERFRISGRIRYQAICKLDSLGALGKYYALTGDRAYAEKAVKVLRRLAEVYPGYVAHDWNRFYRDYSNLQSGKLSGWKLHDAQTFTQLVTCYDLLYNSGCLSDADKVLIENGAFREAVRLFTATSPAGCCINDGPYAMTCGALLGAILGDHEAVKWAVSPPDGFLGFIRKYFLRDGHWEDGTFSYEQMSLGPLYGCPEVLQGYSDPPEYTGADRYDKLDLLSDPILRKIYLAPLRVLMPDGTGIPFSDSASGARPAKQHAETNYFWYPTPENRRVLAWVYEGKYSEAGGEYALFRRDPNADLSKETPLDLSAASTVRPGVGWAILRAGTGKDAAGLYFKSGAYGSGHGHDDKLNIIYYDNGVELISDQGYLGARHEFTTWNHSTLSHNLVLVDGQPQRRTSAELLSFSSGEAFQTALGESKTVYPDATRYERSVSLIDHGPGKRYVVDVFRVTGGKTHDFVIHGAGKDFVAPQGDWKPFEGAVATDTAGAKWLRSQQIAAGDADAVAQWSEAGKGVTVHVLGQTGTKLLHLTAPGLRNRSNPWENRDLHLLVVRREGPSNTFVSVISADGSAKPLTVSSESAKAERGEVAGVRVQGEGFDDLIVVGDFESAKGVTTCGSLTFRGRVAFLSRGATENAACLVDGSSIDADGMKAVSEPPVTGKVVSVDQEHFSVVLDTDRLPEGDGARGQQLFLRGAPDGAYEIDSVKILGNGRCTVLLADQPLLNFKPGQSFFFGSRCLVRSAAH; translated from the coding sequence ATGTCGCGAACGCTCGTAGCCCGCTGTCTGGGCCTGATCCTCTGCTCCCTGTTGCTATGCCTGACTTCCTGTGCCGACGTCAAGACGGCCCCGCTGTACACGACCTCCTTTGAGGAAGGCGCAGCCGGTGCGCTCCCCGAGGGCTGGACGCTCTTTCGAGCCGGTTCAACCGGCATCAAGCTCTCCACTGCCCAGGCCCATACCGGCAAGATGTCCCTCCACGTCCTCGACGACAGCGCCACCGACGCCGAGGGTCTCCGCAGTCCCTTCATCCCGGTGAAGCCGGACACCGACTACACCGTGGAATGGTGGTGCCTGTGTGCGCCGGGCAGGGCCTGCTCCTTCTATGTGGAGTTCTGGGATGCCGACGGCAAGCGCATCGATCCCGACGGCGTGTCCTCGCTTGGGTGCCCTGACTCGGGCAAGTGGGAGTACAAGCGCGCCGTGCTTCCATCCCCGCCGAACGCCGTCAAGGCCACCGTGCTGCCCTACAGTCACTCAGGCGGGACGGGTGACGGCTATTTCGACGACATCACCTTCAAGGAGGGTGTTGTGGACGCCTATGACAGGACCCCTCAGCCGCCCGCTAAGGTGAAGCACCCTTGCGGGCTGTACCGTGAGGCGGACATCGCCCGGGCCAAGGCCAACATCGAGAAGTACCCCTGGGCGCAGGCGGTCCTGGCAGACCTCAAGCGACGGGCCGAGTTCTGGATGCAACTGCCGGACGACCAGATCGCGGAGTGGATCCCCGAGTTGACGCCGATCCGGGTGCTGAACTGCCCCAAGTGCGGCGCGAACTGGGACTACGCCTGGCGTGACCTCCCTCCGCATCAGATCAAATGCACACGTTGCGAGCTGGTTCTTCCCAGCGCCGACTACCCGGAGAACGGTAGCGAGACCCTCATCAATCCACTCGGGAAGAGGGTCACCTACACCTTCTACCAGAACGAAAAGGGTGAACGTTTCCGCATCAGCGGCCGGATTCGCTACCAGGCCATCTGCAAGCTGGACTCCCTGGGCGCCCTGGGCAAGTACTATGCCCTGACCGGCGATCGCGCCTACGCGGAGAAGGCCGTCAAGGTCCTGCGGCGGCTCGCCGAGGTCTACCCCGGTTACGTAGCCCACGACTGGAACCGCTTCTACCGCGACTACAGCAACCTCCAGTCCGGCAAGCTCTCGGGCTGGAAGCTGCATGATGCCCAGACCTTCACCCAACTGGTCACCTGCTATGACCTCCTGTACAACAGCGGCTGCCTCAGCGACGCCGACAAGGTGCTGATCGAGAACGGCGCTTTCCGCGAGGCGGTCAGGCTCTTCACGGCCACCTCTCCGGCCGGTTGCTGCATCAATGACGGCCCCTATGCCATGACCTGCGGCGCCCTGCTCGGGGCGATCCTTGGTGACCACGAGGCCGTCAAGTGGGCCGTCAGTCCTCCCGACGGCTTCCTCGGCTTCATCCGCAAGTACTTCCTGCGCGATGGCCACTGGGAGGACGGGACCTTCAGCTACGAGCAGATGTCCCTGGGACCGCTATACGGCTGCCCGGAGGTCCTTCAGGGTTACTCCGACCCGCCGGAGTATACGGGTGCGGACCGCTACGACAAGCTCGACCTGCTCAGCGACCCGATCCTGCGCAAGATCTACCTGGCGCCCCTGCGGGTGCTCATGCCCGACGGAACCGGGATACCCTTCAGTGACAGCGCTTCTGGCGCACGTCCGGCCAAGCAGCATGCCGAGACCAACTACTTCTGGTATCCCACGCCGGAGAATCGGCGGGTGCTCGCCTGGGTGTATGAGGGCAAGTACAGCGAGGCAGGTGGCGAGTACGCGCTCTTCCGCCGCGACCCCAACGCCGACCTGAGCAAGGAGACGCCGCTCGACCTATCCGCTGCGAGCACGGTGCGTCCGGGCGTAGGTTGGGCGATTCTGCGGGCAGGCACAGGCAAGGACGCAGCCGGCCTGTACTTCAAGTCGGGCGCCTATGGCTCCGGTCACGGTCACGATGACAAGCTCAACATCATCTACTACGACAACGGTGTCGAACTCATCAGCGACCAGGGCTACCTTGGTGCCCGCCACGAGTTCACAACCTGGAACCACTCCACCCTCTCCCACAATCTGGTTCTGGTTGACGGCCAACCCCAGCGGCGGACCAGCGCCGAGTTGCTCAGCTTCTCCAGCGGCGAGGCCTTCCAGACCGCCCTGGGTGAGTCCAAGACCGTCTACCCGGACGCAACTCGCTATGAGCGCTCGGTGTCTCTCATCGACCACGGTCCCGGCAAGCGCTACGTGGTCGACGTCTTCCGCGTGACGGGCGGCAAGACCCATGACTTCGTGATCCATGGCGCCGGCAAGGACTTCGTCGCTCCGCAGGGAGACTGGAAGCCCTTCGAAGGCGCAGTTGCCACCGACACCGCTGGTGCGAAGTGGCTCCGCAGCCAACAGATCGCCGCCGGCGACGCCGACGCGGTCGCGCAGTGGAGCGAAGCCGGCAAGGGTGTCACCGTCCACGTGCTCGGGCAGACCGGAACGAAGCTGCTCCACCTCACAGCCCCAGGCCTGCGCAATCGCAGCAACCCCTGGGAAAACCGCGACCTGCACCTCCTGGTGGTGCGTCGTGAGGGTCCGAGCAACACCTTCGTCAGTGTCATCTCGGCCGACGGCAGCGCAAAGCCGCTGACGGTATCCTCCGAGTCTGCGAAGGCCGAGAGGGGAGAGGTCGCAGGTGTCCGCGTTCAGGGAGAGGGCTTCGACGACCTGATCGTCGTCGGTGACTTCGAGAGCGCCAAGGGCGTGACGACCTGCGGTTCGCTGACCTTCCGCGGTCGTGTCGCCTTCCTGAGTCGAGGTGCGACGGAGAACGCCGCCTGCCTGGTCGATGGTTCAAGCATCGACGCGGACGGGATGAAGGCCGTGTCGGAGCCCCCGGTGACGGGCAAAGTGGTATCCGTCGACCAAGAGCACTTCAGCGTGGTGCTCGACACCGACCGCCTGCCTGAGGGCGACGGAGCACGTGGCCAACAGTTGTTCCTGCGTGGTGCCCCCGATGGTGCCTATGAGATCGACAGCGTCAAGATCTTGGGCAACGGTCGCTGCACGGTCCTTCTCGCCGACCAGCCCTTGCTGAACTTCAAGCCGGGGCAGAGCTTCTTCTTCGGAAGCCGCTGCCTGGTGCGTTCCGCTGCACACTAG